The following coding sequences are from one Capsicum annuum cultivar UCD-10X-F1 chromosome 3, UCD10Xv1.1, whole genome shotgun sequence window:
- the LOC107863984 gene encoding zinc finger protein CONSTANS-LIKE 13, translating to MTELKEDQENHQQQPQRTRPLCDFCGDNTALLYCRADSARLCFTCDREVHSTNQLFTKHTRWLLCNLCDTSPASILCSTESSVVCQNCDWECHKQVSVSSVHERRPLEGFNGCPCVSELLSLLGFEDLGKKDLSYGGDDVCSGDGGGGYGFSDWVIWDTPSVVSLDDLIASSDSGHNFQAVGVPPLPKNRNAACGKHKEEILCQLRELSKLEPNSSDDQDETVPNIGFQYMEPAQNLQSGPKGSGFMQKTEQHVVPSSEGSAFNWCGDSGEFADQGFSSSLADCFIETKCLFPNRDSDVCDASGRANEEQSHNAPTTETFQMVPKVAHRELNSQERETAVSRYKEKKKTRRYEKHIRYESRKARAESRTRIKGRFAKMDYRDSSVHQ from the exons ATGACAGAACTGAAAGAGGATCAAGAAAATCATCAGCAGCAGCCGCAACGAACGCGGCCGCTGTGTGATTTTTGTGGTGACAATACTGCACTATTGTACTGTAGAGCAGATTCAGCTAGGTTATGTTTTACGTGTGACCGTGAAGTTCATTCAACTAATCAACTTTTCACTAAACACACACGTTGGTTACTGTGTAACTTGTGTGACACTTCTCCGGCTTCTATATTATGTAGTACGGAGAGCAGTGTTGTTTGTCAGAATTGTGATTGGGAATGTCATAAACAAGTGTCTGTTTCTTCTGTACATGAAAGGAGGCCACTTGAAGGGTTTAATGGATGTCCTTGTGTATCGGAGTTGTTGTCGTTACTTGGATTTGAGGATCTTGGGAAGAAGGATCTTTCGTATGGTGGTGATGATGTTTGTTCAGGTGATGGTGGTGGAGGTTATGGTTTTTCTGATTGGGTTATTTGGGATACTCCATCTGTTGTTAGTCTTGATGATTTGATTGCTAGTAGTGATTCTGGACATAATTTTCAAGCTGTTGGGGTTCCTCCTCTGCCCAAG AACCGAAATGCTGCATGTGGGAAACACAAAGAAGAAATACTTTGTCAGCTTCGTGAATTATCTAAGTTGGAACCAAATTCCAGTGATGATCAAGATGAAACTGTACCAAATATAGGATTTCAATATATGGAACCTGCCCAGAATCTTCAATCAGGTCCTAAAGGTTCAGGATTTATGCAGAAGACAGAGCAACATGTAGTTCCTTCATCCGAG GGAAGTGCCTTTAATTGGTGTGGTGATAGTGGTGAATTCGCAGATCAaggtttttcttcttctttagcgGACTGCTTCATTGAGACGAAGTGTTTATTTCCCAACAGAGATTCAGAtgtttgtgatgcttctggtagAGCAAATGAAGAACAATCTCACAATGCTCCCACTACTGAAACATTTCAAATGGTACCTAAAGTTGCTCATCGTGAGTTAAACAGCCAAGAAAGAGAAACTGCAGTGTCACGGtacaaggagaagaagaaaacaaGGAG ATATGAGAAGCATATTAGGTATGAGTCAAGGAAGGCTCGGGCAGAAAGTAGGACGCGAATCAAGGGGCGTTTTGCCAAGATGGATTACAGGGATTCCTCCGTGCATCAGTAG